GTGTCAGATCAAGTGGCTCGACCCACTCGTGACGGGACTCAGGGTGGACTTCTTTGCTGGGTTTCGGAAAACCTGGTTCACCGAACGAACCAACGCCAATTGCGACCATGTCCGGTTTTCGTGACGGCTCCCAGAAAACAGTTGAGCCACAGTTCTCACAAAAGTGGAAAACCAATTCAAAACCAGCGTCTGAAGAACGCCGATAACTCTTGTAACTCCCACTGACCTTGATGCTTCCTTTTGGAAAAAAGGCTGCAATTCCATAAAGGGCGCCAGTACGCTTTTGGCAGGCAATGCAGTGGCAAAGCGAGACAAGTTCCGGCTCACCAGTGCAAAGCACTTTCAGGCTACGACACGAACAGCTTGCTTCTCGCTCCACACCGATCTCCCAAAGAACACTCCAATTATCATTGAAAATCGAAATTGGGAAATAGGGTGGCGTTCCGTAAGGGACACAGCGAGCTCGAAGCCTACCTGCGGCGGCCGCGGCAATGATTGCGGTGACCAGGCTTGTGCCCGCGTCATGCACGGCCCATTGCGGTCGTTCATTCCTTCCGCAGCGAACTTCCGCTTCCCCGCCCTATCTGCACCTTTTAGCAGAGCGCAGCGAATGGCTACTTGCGGCACCTGGGGCCACAATCGCGAACGACCAGCTTGGAGGCGAAAAGAAGCCTTTCGCGCGTCCGCTGAGCTCCAGGTATATGGTCATTCTGATGGGCTGCTTCAGGTGTTGCAAGGTTCGATTCCAAAAAGCGTTGAGCCGCTCAGCCTTGACGCATTACGTTTGTCGGGCAAAAATTCTGTTTTGATCAAGACGCTCCGATAGCTCCAACAAAGGGCTTCGCGGCTTCAGCCCTTGCCTCGGAATCTTGCTTCCCTGTAGTCGCCGGAAGAATTTTGCGATTTGGCTCCGTCTTATAAAAGTTGACATATCCGGCCTTGACCTTCCAGTTGCTGGAATCTCCATATGTTGGAAAACGCACTTATCAGGAGGCCTCGAATGCAGCACTCGCACATGAGCCACGGAGGCGTGTCCGGCCATAGCGGAAATACTACGGGTGAGACCGTGACGCGCGACCCGGTCTGCGGCATGTCGGTCGACCGCGCCAGCACCAGCCATGTGGTCAAACACGGCGGCGAAAACTATTACTTCTGCTCCAACGGCTGCCAGGCGAAGTTCGAAGCCGATCCGGAGCACTACACCGCCGAGCACGCAGAGGC
This genomic interval from Martelella sp. AD-3 contains the following:
- a CDS encoding GFA family protein, giving the protein MHDAGTSLVTAIIAAAAAGRLRARCVPYGTPPYFPISIFNDNWSVLWEIGVEREASCSCRSLKVLCTGEPELVSLCHCIACQKRTGALYGIAAFFPKGSIKVSGSYKSYRRSSDAGFELVFHFCENCGSTVFWEPSRKPDMVAIGVGSFGEPGFPKPSKEVHPESRHEWVEPLDLTPR